The Macrotis lagotis isolate mMagLag1 chromosome 6, bilby.v1.9.chrom.fasta, whole genome shotgun sequence genome includes a window with the following:
- the LOC141490498 gene encoding LOW QUALITY PROTEIN: uncharacterized protein LOC141490498 (The sequence of the model RefSeq protein was modified relative to this genomic sequence to represent the inferred CDS: deleted 1 base in 1 codon), which translates to MASLCPLVTPLSSPDLSSKNSEAGMTPMLLTARTPQVQVTFRDVTVDFTWEEWGQLDHSQKELYREVMLENYGNLVCLGLAVFKPDVIHQLERGEAPWREVSGGNCPDWEIRPEVKGISMEPSSHKSSARNDFYLSCLRKIWESEGGLDIQKNNKEVHSGNVRIAKRKIHDKLRDFESKYGRHFHVGPVLFSQQKMSVVENLCAYDSQNKNFNSCSSLKRMFPKCNKSKKSLSSELEYTDCDRLCPVENRYEYTPGSRINSQQIIDTGKKAYKCRELEKLQLTEYKGTHYAEEKDHGNSECGKPPSVTSNEWIHTEEKMYECNDCRKIFSQKAHLIRHQIIHTREKPYKCHDCGKTFCQITELNCHQIIHIGQKSFEYNEFEKTTQMSSQFSQPQRLHSGEKPYECNVCGKTFLVIGKLTRHEKIHTGEKPFKCNECGKAFRLKAEVTRHHTIHTGEKPYECNVCGKAFRQSVHLVGHQMIHTGEKPYECNVCGKAFRQSVHLVGHQMIHTGEKPYECNECGKGFRLSVHLIGHQMIHTGEKPYECNVCGKAFRQSVHLIGHQMIHTGEKPYECNECGKTFRLRAEVTRHQTIHTGEKPYECNECGKAFRLRAELTRHQTVHTGERPYECNECGKAFLLSSQFTQHQRIHTGEKPYECNDCRKAFRLSAQLARHQRIHTGEKPYKCNECGKAFHVSGKLAQHQRIHTGEKPYECHECGKVFRLSAHLIRHQTIHTGDKPYECKDCGKTFYHSTELTLHQRIHTGEKPFKCDECGKAFRQSIHLAGHQMIHTGEKPYECNNCGKAFRLRAEVTRHQTVHTGEKPYECNECGKAFRLRAGLNRHQMVHTEEKPYKCNECGKSFRLSSQFTQHQRIHNGGKPN; encoded by the exons GTACAGGTGACATTCAGGGATGTGACTGTTGACTTTACCTGGGAGGAATGGGGACAACTGGACCATTCCCAAAAGGAGCTctacagggaggtgatgctggagAACTACGGGAACTTGGTCTGCCTAG GACTTGCCGTTTTCAAGCCAGATGTGATCCATCAGTTGGAACGAGGGGAAGCACCTTGGAGAGAAGTCTCAGGAGGCAATTGTCCAG atTGGGAGATTAGACCTGAAGTCAAGGGAATTTCTATGGAACCATCATCTCATAAAAGTTCAGCAAGGAATGATTTCTATCTCTCCTGCTTGAGAAAAATCTGGGAAAGTGAAGGTGGATTAGATAtacaaaagaataataaagaggTACATTCTGGTAATGTCAGAattgccaaaagaaaaattcatgatAAATTGAGAGACTTTGAATCTAAGTATGGAAGACATTTCCATGTAGGGCCGGTCCTTTTTTCACAACAGAAAATGTCTGTGGTAGAAAATCTATGTGCATATGACTCACAGAATAAGAACTTCAATTCATGTTCATCCCTAAAGAGAATGTTTCCCAAGtgtaataaaagcaagaaatcttTGAGCTCTGAATTAGAATACACTGACTGTGATAGACTGTGTCCTGTAGAGAATCGATATGAATACACACCCGGTTCTCGTATTAATTCCCAGCAAATAATTGATACTGGGAAAAAAGCCTATAAATGCAGGGAGCTGGAGAAGCTACAACTCACTGAATATAAAGGAACTCACTATGCTGAAGAGAAAGATCATGGAAACAGTGAGTGTGGAAAGCCTCCATCTGTTACTTCCAATGAGTGGATTCATACTGAGGAGAAAATGTATGAATGTAATGATTGCAGGAAGATCTTCTCTCAGAAAGCACATCTTATTCGCCACCAGATAATTCATActagagagaaaccttataaatgccATGACTGTGGAAAAACCTTCTGCCAGATCACAGAGTTAAATTGCCACCAGATTATTCATATTGGACAGAAATCTTTTGAGTATAATGAATTTGAGAAGACTACCCAAATGAGTTCACAGTTTTCACAACCTCAGAGGTTGCATTCTGGAGAGAAACCA TATGAATGTAATGTTTGTGGGAAGACTTTTCTTGTTATTGGGAAGCTTACCCGACATgagaaaattcatactggagagaaaccttttaaatgtaatgaatgtgggaaggccttccgCCTGAAGGCAGAGGTTACTCGGCATCATACTATTCACACTggtgagaaaccttatgaatgtaatgtatGTGGGAAGGCCTTTCGCCAGAGTGTGCACCTTGTTGGACATCAGatgattcatactggagagaaaccttatgaatgtaatgtatGTGGGAAGGCCTTTCGCCAGAGTGTGCACCTTGTTGGACATCAGAtgattcacactggagagaaaccttatgaatgtaatgaatgtgggaagggcTTCCGCCTGAGTGTGCACCTTATTGGCCATCAGAtgattcacactggagagaaaccttatgaatgtaatgtgTGTGGGAAGGCCTTTCGTCAGAGTGTGCACCTTATTGGCCATCAGAtgattcacactggagagaaaccttatgaatgtaatgaatgtggaaagacATTCCGTCTTAGGGCAGAAGTCACTCGACATCAGacaattcacactggagagaagccttatgaatgtaatgaatgtgggaaggcctttcGCCTGAGAGCAGAACTCACAAGACACCAGACAGTTCATACTGGAGAAagaccttatgaatgtaatgaatgtgggaaagccttcctTCTGAGCTCTCAGTTTACTCAGCATCAGaggattcatactggagagaaaccttatgaatgtaatgattGTAGGAAGGCTTTCCGTCTGAGTGCCCAGCTTGCTcggcatcagagaattcatacaggagaaaaaccttataaatgtaatgaatgtgggaaggccttccaTGTGAGTGGAAAGCTTGcccaacatcagagaattcataccggagagaaaccttatgaatgtcatGAATGTGGAAAGGTCTTCCGCCTCAGTGCACATCTTATTCGCCATCAGACAATTCATACTGGAGataaaccttatgaatgtaaagaCTGTGGTAAGACCTTTTACCATAGTACAGAGCTTACCctgcatcagagaattcatactggagaaaaaccattTAAGTGTGatgaatgtggaaaggccttCCGCCAAAGTATACACCTTGCTGGACATCAGATGATCCATACAGGTGAGAAACCTTATGAGTGTAATAACTGTGGGAAGGCCTTCCGGCTAAGGGCAGAAGTTACTAGGCATCAGACAGTTCACACTGGAGAAAAGCCTTATGAATGCAATGAGTGTGGGAAGGCCTTCCGTCTGAGGGCAGGACTTAATCGACACCAGATGGTTCATACTGAAGAAAaaccatataaatgtaatgaatgtgggaagtcCTTTCGCCTCAGCTCCCAGTTTACTCAACATCAGAGGATTCATAATGGAGGGAAACCTAATTAG